ACTTGGTCACCGTCCCCACCACTCCCGGCATTCCCATCCCCCAGCTGCCTGCCCCAGGTTCGACGTCGACCCCCCGTGGCTGCTGAGTTCCGcgcgctgtctgtacaccgccGTGAGTGAAGAAGCCAGCGGCCGAACCGGAGGTGCCTCCTCTATCGGCCAGGTCTGTTGCATtcggagacgagacgaagTGCGCAGGAGCCCGCGTCGCGGCCTTGTTTTCCGACGCagctccctcttctccgtccccCGCTTGAACAGAATCAGTTGGCCACGATGTCGCGGGAACCGAAGAATCCACGCCCCCCATTGGCGCATCGCGACACCTTTGCTGATGGCTGAGGGGAAGGGCCACACCGGGGAGTCTCTGTGGATCTCCAGACACTCCGCCGGAGCGCACTGCCTTGCTAGCAGCCTGCGAGGGCGGGCCACTAGGGTTCAGTTTCTCCTCGGCCGCCGCTTGAGTTTGCTGTGctgcgagtgcatgcgctcggCGAAGGATTTCCTGCTGCTTGATAAGCTGATTCTTCTCCAACTCGTGAAGCAACTGGTGCAGAGCCTTCGCCGGCATGTCAGATTCGATTCGATACATCTACAAGCACAGATGCCATGACACACAAACAAAAGAATCAGGACAGAAGTGAAGGTCCCGGACATTGAGCCGGTCTTAAACACTATTCAAGCATGTGGGACACGCAGTCGGCCGCCGAACCGAAAATCACGCGATTTCTCGTCCTCCGTGTTAAGCTGCTGCATTTGAGTGTTAACAAAAGCTACCAGAGCACAGAGAAACACCGAGGAGTGGCTCTCTTAAAAAAAGCCTTTAACAGCCGCCTGCTGTTGTTCATCGCATCTTCAGTCCTATCCTCAGTGTGTTGTCTCACCTGAAATTTCTCGGGACTTTCTTCAGCCATTTGTCTGAGGAGTGCAATGACGTCTCGAGGCTCAACTTGGATCTGGCCACCATCTCCTGTGGCTCGGCCactcgctgaagcgtcgcTGGTCGCTCTGCCGACCCCCGTCTGGGTCGTTTGCCGAACCAGCTGCTGATACACAGCCGGCTGCGTGGGATTCCCCCGCCGCGGAGCCTGCGAACGCCGTCGAGCTGCGTCCTCGTACATTTGCCCTTTGCCCACGTGAGTGTTGTTCGCTTGATGGTTGTCAGTGAGGTGGACCTGCTGTGAAGGCGCTCCAGTATTTTGAGGCAGGACAAGGCCGTGGAGGTGGTGGCCGCCTGAAGCTGAGATGGACCCACGCAGACCCGGAAATGCATGATGTAGCGCCACGGACTGCTGTTGACTGGCAagcagccgctgctgctcgtAGAAGTACTGCTGCTCCGGCGTCGGCTGGGCCTGGTCCCGACGGTAGGCACCCGTTGCAGGCCGTCTGTCGATTTCCCGCCCCGAGACCACCTCCTGGTGTCCAAGGAGCGTCCCCTGACACATCTGGAAAGCAGGGTCCGCACCGGGAGTCACGTGCTGCCTAGACTCTGGTTGCGCTCGGCCAGAAGCCGCCGTGGCCTCGTGCAGAGCCCCCCTAGCAAACAGATCAACAGGCCCATGGGGAAGGTAGTGGGGATTCTGCGGCAACAGATTCGGATTCTGCAGAGGCGCCTCTGGCTGCTGGCCGTGCGCCGCCTCGTCAGAGTGGAGTGAACGATAGGGACCTTGCTGCATCGGGACCATGTGGCCGGGGCCATCGGTACGATGCATAGCAGAAGCTGCCGGCTTTCATGTGCGGACCGCGCCGGCTCCTGAACTGAAGACTGCTGTTTGAATGTCGGGCTCTTTCGGACCACCGGCGGCGGAGTCGTGCTATGGATGCCCACTTGCAATGGGGGCGCACGCTGTACGAGGAGACGTGTAAATTGCTTTCAGTCACCACGCTAGAACGTAgccagaaaagagaaatgtTCAGGTGGCTGGCATCAGCCTCACATTACAGTCGGCGTcatgaagaggaagcagtgCCACAGCGGCGGTGTCGAACGCCGTAAGGCAGTTCTTGTTGCTGGACTCAGAGGCGAATGtagtgaagagaaggagacaccggcaCTCTGTTGAAGTGCGATAAAAAATCAAGcacagacaggaaaaagCTCCATGAGAACACAGGAAATTTGGTTAAGGTACTGTGGCCACACGACGTCCTAGCTCATACCGAAGCGTACGCCCTCCGTGGCACTTCATTTAGGGGGTTCCTTTGAAAGGCATgcacgaaagaagaagcagagaagcagataATTCAGAAACGTGAAACGGTGGCCGGAATTGCCGAGATCGCCTGTTACATGCGCACAAGCGCCTGAGGTGTCGCACTAGAACGGTCCATCGGACACAATCTAAAGCACAAAGACAGATTTTTGAAGCTTTACAACGTCAGGAAAACCAGTCAGGGACTAAATACACTTCTAACCCATTAACAAGAAATAGCCTTGTCGAGACTGTGGTTCGAGATTCCCGCCACTACTGCACGCGTTTGCAACAGGCACACCAAAACTGAATTTCTCGCTACCGCAGACAATCACGGATAGGCATGCAAGGTAGAACACGACCACGCAACCACTTTGAATGACTGATTAGCCCGCGCACTGTGCGGCATTCGAAAAGAACAATATTCTATGATGGGTATTCTCATTCCATGAAAAAGCGAAATTGACGGGCCGTTCCGGCACGCTGGTGTAAGCTGACGGGGAAGGTCGCATGCGCGGAGCCACTTCATGTCATCCAACGATGTGGCCAGGCAAGCAGCGTAGCCATTAGGTAAAAGGATAAGCTGAATGAAATCAGTGCGTAGTGCGTCTCTTCGGAAATATCCAATATCATTTTCCTGTGTATCGGCCGCGTGACAATCAGTCTTGCAACTGCGCGTGTTCGCAATTCTGTGCGCActgctcttctgcttttgGTATGAGCTGCTCCAGGCCTTCCTTTGTGCCGAGCCAGCGAACTGCAAAGCTGGACGTCGACATCGGCTCTCTGTCTTACTACAGATACAACCGTGTTTTGTACAGTTCCAATTACATGAGGTTTTTCGTGTTCGCTGCTTTCATCTTCAAGCGCTATTACGCTTTCGGATTCGACGAGTGACCCTGCGATAGGTCGACGCGTTTGCTACGGCCGGCTCCCTGTCTAGGCTGGGAATGAAAAAGGCTGTAGCATATTCGCCCGTGTATGTTGCGGCCTGCCGGATCCGGATGGAGAAATGGCAGGCCAAACGCATAGTTTCCTCTCTACGCGGAAACCTGAGCCTGACACGTTTTGCCCGTTAGGGGGAAGCGCAGTTCTCAGGTCCGCAAGATCATACTCTTTTTACAGTTAGGATCGGACTTTCAGCATGACATGTGATCGTGTAAACTCAGGAGAAACGTTGGTAGACAGTCCTGTCTGGCAAAATGGGACTCCTTAAAGGCTCTCGAGGTCACCGAACCTTCCTCCCGCTATCGGCCGCCCGAATTGCTCATCGACTGCCTGTCCTTGAATTGAGCGGAGTGGAAGATAGCCGAGGGCGAGCCACGGCACGAAATGTTACCAAAACGGGGGGAAGTCGTGCCATAGACAGAGTATCTTGCATGCATATGGTATGCATCAGTTTTACCGTTTGCGTGTGGTATACTTCCAGCCTGATCCTCACGGCGGCAAATAAATTCATGTTCGATACTCTGCAGATGCCGCTTCCTTTATCCGTCACCTTCCTTCACTTCTCGTTCACCTCGCTCATTCTGCGCCTCTGCTTTTGCGCCTTTCCTAGTCTTCTTCCACCCATGCCTTCTTTACCTCTGTCGGCGCTCCTTTCTGTGGTCGCACCGATGGCCATTCTAGCGGCAGCCGACGTTGCGCTAACTAACTTCTCGTATCATTTGATTCCCATCAGCACGCTTACTCTCATCAAgtcctctcttgtctttttcacCTACCTTCTGTCAATCGCATATGGTAAGTTGAAGGCACAGTGGCGCCTCCGGTGGCAGCGTAGGTCTTGTTTACCGTCGCGCCATAGGAAAACGAAGCGTTAAAGTTGGAACCCAGCTTCTGCTGACAAACTCTAAACATGTGGACcggttctttccttctctcaggCTTGGAACGGTTCAGCTTGAACACATTTGCGACCATGGTAAGAAGCAAGGTTTGCGATTGCGGCGTGCCGATGTGTAAACCGGTGTTTCGAGGACAAATTTGTTGCAGTTCATATCTATCGGGGAATTGCGTGTTTGTTTCAACTCAGGTGGTCATAATGGGGAGCATCTGTATTACGGTCCCCAAGATGGAAGTGAAGAAATATTTCGGGTAAGAAAATGGTGGACGCCGCTTGTACGATTGCCAACATGCGAAGGCTGCCATACCATTTTGCAGCACTTGGCATCTCTTAAGCTTATGTAGTCTGGTTTGCGGCCGAGCACCCCGCATGCTGATGTACTCAGGGTTGCTGTAGCCTTCGGAGCCGTCATCGTTGGTGCCCTGAGATGGGTACTGGTACATCGGGCCTTCAAGCGCTACCCGAGTCTCTCAATCATACAGCTTTTACTTCTCATGCAGCCCTTGGCAAGCatcgctctttctcctttaGTCGTCTTCTATGAAGTTCCTGCATTCCTAGGTAAGCGCGCTTTCCAAAATTGCCACGCCATGAGATTCCAGCCTTGCCGGCGCTACTGGCATTTTCCCTCGGTCTTACGGAGGATGAGAAACTGAAACGAGTGAGTCATCTTACTTTGACTGCGTTAGCGGTGTTTGATGCCTTTGCTGTGAATTAGGTTCTCTAGCAGATGATTTTGACCCTTCAAAACTGTTCGCAGCCGCTGTCGTGACGGCGTCAGGCGTCGTGGTTGCGGTTGCAGTTGTTTTTTCTGAGTTTCGGCTTGTGGGTAAGTACTTGTACAAGCAGTTACCATCTCGATCAAAAGCATATGTAACAGTGTATCACATAGAAGTCTCTCGTGTAACTGGATGCCTGCTTCAGGTCTAACGTCGTCGGTATCGCTCTGCGTGGCAGGTGTGGGGAAAGAGGTGTTGACGATCCTGATGTCAGTGGTAAGTTTCATTCAGACTTTGTAGACGGCTACCTCCTCCGAGCTGCAGTTGGCGAAAAAAGTTAGTCACCCTTGATGGTTCTGGTGATGCTGTCAGTCGTTCTCGATGGAGCTGACCCTGCAATTTCGGAGATGCCTGCATAACCTGCACAGGTGATTTTCGGCGAAGTCTTGTCACCGATGGTCCTTCTCGGAACACGTAAGTCGATTCTATTAGTTCTCTCAACAGCGACGGAGTAGGAGCATACAATCCGAAGGTGTGATCACTTGCGTTCACGAGTGTCTATCCTCGCACGAATAGTCACTGGATGGGAACTCCACCCCCACAATGATACTGAGTATCAGTGGTGTCCATCCTACTGTGTACTGTGTTCCCCTTCAGTGTCGTCGATAGCGGGAATACTTTTCTATTGTTGGCTGAGGTACAAAGAATCCTCTTCAGGAGCTCGACGGACTCGCGAGACAAGACAGTGTGCTGTAAAAGAGGTTGAAGAAACTCAACAGATAATGGAGAATCAATAATACAAGCGACTTGCTAGTGTGCAGAGGCTTGCAGACACGATGATCCTGTGGCTGCTTGACTAGGTAACCACCACTCTCCGCGGTCAAGGGGCTTACGCAGCTACAACTGTATTGGGAGTTTCGAGGGGTTCTGCATTTGTCGATTATTTCGCAAGTCTGCGTCGTTGTTCTGTTGGCGAGCAGATGGGCACAGCAAatttgttttttcacttGTATGTTATTGTTTGGGTCTATTCAACTGGTAGGCTTTGCGGCTTGACAAGAGGGTTTTCGGTAAGGCTCTCTATTTGGATGCGTTTCCTGCACCGCGTTCTATGGGCTCCGCCCTCACATCCCATATACTATAACAACATGTTGTCGTTCGATCAGTAAGGCTTCACAGCCAGTGCGATTTACCTTGAAGTCTTCCCGGGGCACCAGTTCGTCGAAATCTCCGACAGGGCAACTGGGAACGCCACATGCTGTATAGCACACTTCTCCAGATCTCATCTGCAAGCGCGACAGTCTAGCGCTACGGCGCAGGTGACCATTTCAGTTCTTGCTTACGCTCGCTGCACCATTCTCAGTGCATTCAGGGTTTGTAGTTTTTGACAAGCTACACAGGAATCTCCGTTCGCTCAGGGCACACCCTAATTAATGAAGGGAGCGTCTATCTGAAAATTAGTAAGGGCACCCGTTTTTTGTCGTACTTTCGTAACCAGGGGATGCCGCCTTGAATGGCATCGAAGGAACACTCAAAAGGTACTGCCATGCTGCAAACCAATTAGTCTCATGTCACTGCCACACTAATTTGCTCGATGCCCTCCTACTTTCAGCCTGGCCATTACAAGTTGCTTTAGATGGTGTTTCCGAGCACGAAGACCAGCACACTGTGGCAGCGGTCGCAGACTCGGGCTGTTTGGAAATCGAAACTGTACCAGTGGTGCTGCACTGTTTGCAATCGTGCTTCCTACTTACGATGTGTTCGCTGCATAAAGGTATGGAATGTCCAGTCACGCCACCTGTATCTATGCTGAAACCGTTAGAGGTAAAAATCAGCGCAAGTGACCCTTATAGACGACCAACCTTAGCATCCGTTGAAATTGAAAGCGAAATCCAACGACAGTGTGCATTAGAGCACAGCAGCACCACATAAAAAGCCAGCGATGGCCCTCCATTCTGCCGATCAGCGGATATCTTAGCCAAAAGTGCAAATCTTTCGTGACGCTAGGGGCGCGGTACAGCTGGGCCGACACTGTACATACAGTACACCGTTATACAGGAAGCAACTCTATTTGGATTGGCAACGCCTTTTAAGAAAGCGCAGGCGATGCTAACGGTGGTGCGTGGCAAATCGCCACAATGCAAACAGTTCATGCTGTGATAGAACGTGCCTCTTCGGTGCTGGGTGCTCCACCGCCCCTGTAGAGACTTGTACCTAGTGCACAAGAAACGCCGCCACAGTCCTGTAGTCGTCTGAGGGTCAATGAAATAACAATGTAAATTCACATGGTCGCACAGATATGACTCCCGCCTACCGTGAGACAGAGTAATTGATGCTTGAACTAGCAGCTTTAGAGGGAACCAGACcccgcgaaaaaaaaaaacGGGCCGCCGGTAATCATCCTGACGCCTTTAACAGTTCAACTGTCCTCTTCCACTTACGCTCCTTCAACGATATAAACATGATCTCACCAAACACAAAAgtcctgctgtctcccttcgGGATGCATACGCATGTTCTTGTCCATCCGTTTTCCCACCAGGATCCAGCGCAGGTGGACTCCAAAACAACGCCTCTAACAACCAGTAGTACCGTAGATtacgccccccccccccttgTCGTAGTATCGATGACCGTGCCAGATGTTCGCAATGGACGTTCTTCCAGTTTAGCGGGCGCATTCATTTTTCATACGAATTGCACCAGCTACAACGGcatcgtttctctgcagctgctgcggctgCATGTGAGACGCGGTTCTCGTCACCACGCGACGAGTCCTTGGCCCGCTGTGCGATGCAAAGCGCAACAGTCTCTACGTACGCCGGAAGTCAACAGTTGCAATTTtacgcatgcgcatgcacctACGGTCCGAGATGGCGCCGTAGGCCCCACATGCCGCATGCTGCCTCCAACACGTCGGTTGGTTTCGGCGTACCCGCACCCCACCGCACGTGTCCTTTTCCCTACTTGCAACTTCGACCCTCTTGTTCGCGCTGGCGCCGAATTAttcctttcgtctttccAAGCAAGTGTGGCTCGTGCAGAGAGCACACTGTTTTCCGTTTTCCATCGTTGCCTGAAGTGCTCCTCTACCACAGACAGGAAAAATGGCGATCGGAAAGAATAAGCGGATGAGCAAGGGAAAGAAGGGGGGCAAGAAGAAGATTGGTGATCCCTTCCTGAAGAAGGAGTGGTATGACCTGAAAGCCCCCACTCTTTTCAACGTCCGAAACTTTGGAAAGACCCTCGTCACAAAATCGCAGGGGACTAGTAAGCGCGCTTGCGTCGAATCTGCGGGGAAATCAGAAGCCAGCGGCCCCCGTGTGTAGTCCAGACGTCGTTCTGTTTTGCTGGGGAAGTCCATCAAGAAACGGCAGTGTATTGAGTCTTGCATCGCTTTCGCTTCCTGCTGTATGGGTTTTTTTGAGTTGGCTGAGGATACTCGTTGGTGCAGAGTTGGTTGTGATGGTTTTCGCGGCTGTGGGCGTCACTTTCAAATGCATGCTCACGCTCGTGCCGGAGGACGACCGGTAGACTGCCGCTTTCTTGTAACATACACTGGTGAATCTGTGTCTCATTACTTTCTGTTATCAGAGTTGGCCGTTGATGGTCTTCGCGGACGTGTTTACGAGGTGAATTTGGCCGATCTGAACAACGATGAAGATCAAGGTTTCAGAAAGATCAAGCTCTGCTGCGAAGACATTCAGGGCAGAAACTGCTTGACTGACTTCCACGGAATGGACATGACTCGTGACAAGATCTGCTCCTTGGTCCGCAAGTGCCACTCCCTGATTGAGGCATTCGTTGACGTGACGACTTTGGACGGCTACACTTTGAGAATGTTCTGCATTGCCTTCACCAAGAGGAGGTGCGTGCTAAAAAATAGGTGGCTTTACACCTCTGTGTTTTGCCTACATCTCCCCCCCCAATCTTCGAGATTTTCTTCAGATGTTATTA
This Toxoplasma gondii ME49 chromosome VIII, whole genome shotgun sequence DNA region includes the following protein-coding sequences:
- a CDS encoding DP-fucose transporter, putative (encoded by transcript TGME49_232690~Predicted trans-membrane domain (TMHMM2.0):56-79:98-121:127-150:155-178:184-207:211-231:243-266:283-306:312-335:338-361), yielding MGLLKGSRGHRTFLPLSAARIAHRLPVLELSGVEDSRGRATARNVTKTGGSRAIDRVSCMHMVCISFTVCVWYTSSLILTAANKFMFDTLQMPLPLSVTFLHFSFTSLILRLCFCAFPSLLPPMPSLPLSALLSVVAPMAILAAADVALTNFSYHLIPISTLTLIKSSLVFFTYLLSIAYGLERFSLNTFATMVVIMGSICITVPKMEVKKYFGVAVAFGAVIVGALRWVLVHRAFKRYPSLSIIQLLLLMQPLASIALSPLVVFYEVPAFLGSLADDFDPSKLFAAAVVTASGVVVAVAVVFSEFRLVGLTSSVSLCVAGVGKEVLTILMSVVIFGEVLSPMVLLGTLSSIAGILFYCWLRYKESSSGARRTRETRQCAVKEVEETQQIMENQ
- a CDS encoding hypothetical protein (encoded by transcript TGME49_232700~Signal peptide predicted by SignalP 2.0 HMM (probability 0.993) with cleavage site probability 0.982 at residue 21), giving the protein MEGHRWLFMWCCCALMHTVVGFRFQFQRMLSIDTGGVTGHSIPLCSEHIPESATAATVCWSSCSETPSKATCNGQAETWQYLLSVPSMPFKAASPGYERCALSERRFLCSLSKTTNPECTENGAASMRSGEVCYTACGVPSCPVGDFDELVPREDFKYMGCEGGAHRTRCRKRIQIESLTENPLVKPQSLPVE
- the RPS3A gene encoding ribosomal protein RPS3A (encoded by transcript TGME49_232710) yields the protein MAIGKNKRMSKGKKGGKKKIGDPFLKKEWYDLKAPTLFNVRNFGKTLVTKSQGTKLAVDGLRGRVYEVNLADLNNDEDQGFRKIKLCCEDIQGRNCLTDFHGMDMTRDKICSLVRKCHSLIEAFVDVTTLDGYTLRMFCIAFTKRRPEQVKSTCYAQTSQIRAIRKKMMTIMSAEASKCQLRDLVKKFIPESIGKDIENACKGIFPLQNVFIRKVKMLKKPKFDLTKLMELHGEAEDVGRKVQAESGEAQNTLTAETKA